The following coding sequences are from one Streptomyces dengpaensis window:
- a CDS encoding heavy metal-responsive transcriptional regulator, whose product MRIGVLAAASGLTTKAIRFYEAAGLLPAPPRTGGGYRDYPEHTAKRLAFIRQAQSAGLTLAEIRSVLALRDAGASPCTHVTALIGHHLADIDRRMAELRTTRTALRTLAERAATTDPADCTDRDICRILTAEE is encoded by the coding sequence ATGCGCATCGGTGTTCTCGCCGCCGCGAGCGGGCTGACCACGAAGGCCATCCGTTTCTACGAGGCTGCCGGGCTCCTGCCCGCGCCGCCCCGTACCGGGGGCGGCTACCGCGACTATCCGGAGCACACAGCGAAGCGGCTGGCGTTCATCCGCCAGGCGCAGAGCGCTGGCCTGACCCTCGCCGAGATCCGCTCCGTGCTCGCCCTGCGCGACGCCGGAGCATCCCCCTGCACGCACGTCACGGCCCTCATCGGCCACCATCTCGCCGACATCGACCGCCGCATGGCGGAACTCCGCACCACCAGAACAGCCCTGCGCACCCTCGCCGAGAGGGCCGCCACCACCGATCCTGCCGACTGCACCGACCGCGACATCTGCCGCATCCTCACCGCGGAGGAATGA
- a CDS encoding redoxin domain-containing protein: protein MRARTLAPAALAAALLTIAGCGTDSAGDAGAASPSKAASAQPSAGSGGSGTKADGADGAEVPETLNFTATTVDGKPFDAKSLAGKPTVLWFWAPWCPTCKAQAAETAKVATDYQGRANVVGVAGLDKNAAMRDFVSDTGTGSFPHLSDEAGDVWKRFEVTQQSHYVILDKDGATAYEGVLPGGEGLAEKVAALTG from the coding sequence ATGCGCGCCCGCACCCTCGCCCCGGCCGCACTGGCCGCCGCCCTGCTCACCATCGCCGGCTGCGGCACCGATTCCGCCGGCGACGCGGGGGCGGCCTCCCCGTCGAAGGCGGCGTCCGCCCAGCCGTCCGCCGGCTCCGGCGGGAGCGGCACCAAGGCAGACGGGGCCGACGGCGCCGAGGTGCCCGAGACGCTGAACTTCACCGCCACCACCGTCGACGGCAAGCCCTTCGACGCGAAGAGCCTCGCGGGCAAGCCCACCGTTCTGTGGTTCTGGGCGCCCTGGTGCCCCACCTGCAAGGCCCAGGCCGCCGAGACCGCCAAGGTCGCCACCGACTACCAGGGCAGGGCGAACGTCGTCGGCGTCGCCGGCCTCGACAAGAACGCCGCCATGCGCGACTTCGTCTCCGACACGGGCACCGGCTCCTTCCCCCACCTGTCCGACGAGGCCGGGGACGTATGGAAGCGCTTCGAGGTCACCCAGCAGAGCCACTACGTGATCCTCGACAAGGACGGCGCCACCGCCTACGAAGGCGTCCTGCCCGGCGGCGAGGGGCTGGCCGAGAAGGTCGCCGCCCTCACCGGCTGA